One Acidimicrobiia bacterium DNA window includes the following coding sequences:
- the moaC gene encoding cyclic pyranopterin monophosphate synthase MoaC, whose translation MTASEFTHLDPLGRARMVDVTAKEPSHRRAVARCQVHMHPDTASKIASGAITKGDVLAVARVAGIQAAKQTPALLPLCHPLLVGAIYVNFRIEEAHVEVEAQVDTVDRTGVEMEALTAAAVAALTIYDMCKSVDRGMTIERLALWEKTGGRSGHWRRADDHSGEI comes from the coding sequence GTGACCGCCTCCGAGTTCACCCACCTGGACCCGCTCGGGCGGGCCCGGATGGTCGACGTCACGGCCAAGGAGCCGAGTCACCGCCGGGCCGTCGCCCGCTGCCAGGTCCACATGCACCCCGACACGGCCTCGAAGATCGCGTCCGGCGCCATCACGAAGGGCGACGTGCTGGCCGTGGCCCGGGTGGCGGGGATCCAGGCCGCCAAGCAGACCCCGGCCCTGCTCCCGCTCTGCCATCCGCTGCTGGTCGGGGCGATCTACGTCAACTTCCGCATCGAGGAGGCCCACGTCGAGGTGGAGGCCCAGGTCGACACCGTCGACCGCACCGGGGTCGAGATGGAGGCCCTCACCGCCGCCGCCGTGGCTGCCCTGACCATCTACGACATGTGCAAATCGGTTGACCGGGGGATGACGATCGAGCGGCTCGCCTTGTGGGAGAAGACCGGCGGCCGATCTGGTCACTGGCGGCGCGCAGATGACCACTCAGGGGAGATCTGA
- a CDS encoding haloacid dehalogenase, with the protein MEPDRPRELREAGAAASAVLEARHEARELTLPLCRRATRDCALAIRAVHRRGLDEARGHIAAASTALAEAAAATAAHPAVREAGYLHDAQKEFAEANLTLAFVAHQPIPDADALRVEPPAYLNGLAEAASELRRAVLDRLRDDDTEEAESLFASMEAAYELLVSIDYPDALTGGLRRSTDALRAVLERTRGDITNAVVLGRFDAHLDARTSRAPTGR; encoded by the coding sequence GTGGAGCCGGACCGCCCGCGGGAGCTCCGCGAGGCCGGCGCCGCCGCCAGCGCAGTCCTCGAGGCCCGCCACGAGGCGCGTGAGCTGACCCTTCCGCTCTGCCGGCGGGCGACCCGCGACTGCGCGCTGGCCATCCGGGCCGTCCACCGGCGCGGGCTCGACGAGGCGCGGGGCCACATCGCCGCCGCCAGCACAGCCCTCGCGGAGGCGGCCGCGGCCACGGCCGCGCACCCCGCAGTCCGGGAGGCCGGCTACCTCCACGACGCCCAGAAGGAGTTCGCCGAGGCCAACCTGACGCTGGCCTTCGTCGCCCATCAGCCCATCCCCGACGCCGACGCCTTGCGCGTCGAGCCGCCGGCCTACCTGAACGGGCTGGCCGAGGCGGCCAGCGAGCTGCGGCGGGCCGTCCTCGACCGCCTCCGCGACGACGACACCGAGGAGGCCGAGTCGCTCTTCGCCAGCATGGAGGCGGCGTACGAGCTCCTCGTCAGCATCGACTACCCCGACGCGCTGACCGGCGGGCTCCGACGGTCGACCGACGCGCTGCGCGCGGTGCTGGAGCGCACGCGCGGAGACATCACCAACGCCGTCGTGCTCGGACGCTTCGACGCCCACCTCGACGCGCGGACGAGCCGTGCGCCGACCGGGCGCTGA
- a CDS encoding TldD/PmbA family protein has product MPDAAPLAAARRLAGRVEPGEEVEAYVVRSRETDVAVLRGEVESLTVAEQAGVGVRVLRDGRQGYASAGTLDPVVLDETLAEARDNARFAAPDPWQGLPTPAEAAAVTPVALDLWREELAAVPTAAKVDLALALERATGAADHRIRGVEAATYHDAAVEAAVASSVGVEAATRRTACSCSVAALAADGDETRTGYGFSIGRTTTDLDVDAAARDAVDRGVRLLGATQPRSQRLPVVLDPLVTASLLGVVAAALSGEAVLKGRSMLVGREGSAVASSTVTLVDDPTDPAARGASTHDAEGVPTRATVLVADGQLRGFLHNVYTGRRSGDGTTGSAVRGVGAPPGVGARALALAPGTRAPDEIIGSLPVGLYVQTVSGLHSGTSPVSGDFSVGAVGLMIRDGALAEPVREVTVASTLQRILLDVTEVGGDLTWLPGSTAGVTLLVGEMQVSGA; this is encoded by the coding sequence GTGCTGCGGGGCGAGGTCGAGTCGCTCACCGTCGCCGAGCAGGCCGGTGTCGGCGTTCGGGTCCTGCGCGACGGCCGGCAGGGCTACGCGTCCGCCGGCACGCTCGACCCCGTGGTGCTCGACGAGACGCTCGCCGAGGCCCGCGACAACGCTCGCTTCGCCGCTCCCGACCCCTGGCAGGGCCTCCCCACCCCGGCCGAGGCCGCCGCCGTGACCCCGGTCGCGCTCGACCTCTGGCGTGAGGAGCTGGCGGCGGTGCCGACGGCCGCGAAGGTCGACCTGGCGCTCGCGCTCGAGCGCGCGACCGGCGCGGCCGACCACCGGATCCGCGGCGTGGAGGCCGCCACCTACCACGACGCCGCCGTCGAGGCGGCCGTGGCCAGCTCCGTCGGCGTCGAGGCCGCGACGCGACGGACGGCGTGCTCCTGCTCCGTCGCCGCGCTCGCGGCCGATGGCGACGAGACCCGTACCGGCTACGGGTTCTCGATCGGGCGCACGACGACCGACCTCGACGTCGACGCCGCCGCACGCGACGCCGTCGACCGGGGGGTCCGGCTCCTCGGCGCCACCCAACCTCGCTCGCAACGCCTCCCGGTGGTCCTCGACCCGCTCGTGACCGCCTCGCTCCTCGGTGTCGTCGCCGCCGCGCTCTCCGGCGAGGCGGTCCTGAAGGGCCGGTCGATGCTGGTCGGTCGCGAGGGCTCGGCGGTGGCCTCGTCGACGGTCACGCTCGTGGACGACCCGACCGACCCCGCGGCCCGGGGCGCGTCGACCCACGACGCCGAGGGAGTGCCGACCCGGGCGACGGTGCTGGTCGCCGACGGCCAGCTGCGCGGCTTCCTCCACAACGTGTACACGGGTCGGCGCTCCGGTGACGGCACGACGGGCTCCGCCGTGCGCGGCGTCGGCGCGCCGCCCGGCGTCGGGGCGCGGGCCCTGGCGCTCGCCCCGGGGACACGCGCGCCGGACGAGATCATCGGCTCGCTTCCGGTCGGGCTCTACGTCCAGACGGTGAGCGGCCTGCACTCGGGCACGAGCCCCGTGAGCGGCGACTTCTCGGTCGGGGCGGTCGGGCTCATGATCCGCGACGGCGCGCTCGCCGAGCCGGTGCGAGAGGTCACGGTGGCGTCGACGTTGCAGCGCATCCTCCTCGACGTGACCGAGGTCGGCGGCGACCTCACGTGGCTGCCCGGGTCGACGGCCGGCGTCACGCTCCTCGTCGGCGAGATGCAGGTCAGCGGGGCCTGA
- the galU gene encoding UTP--glucose-1-phosphate uridylyltransferase GalU, which produces MTTPVRKVVIPAAGLGTRFLPVTKNQPKEMLPVVDKPSIQYVVEEAVRAGLRDVLVITGRGKGAIEDHFDRNVELETYLEARHKDEMLREVQATSNLAELHYIRQRDALGLGHAVSVARDHVGNESFAVMLGDDIMVDDAQLLRRMLAVQAARGGAVLALMEVSPAEISAYGSAAVEPIEPGLARVHGLVEKPAPAEAPSNLAVIGRYVFPPAIFDALARTKPGVGGELQLTDAVANLLDREPVHGVVFSEGRYDIGQRLDYLRANIELALARPDLGPDLGALLADLVRRRNLG; this is translated from the coding sequence GTGACGACGCCGGTGCGGAAGGTCGTCATCCCGGCCGCGGGGCTCGGCACTCGGTTCCTGCCGGTCACCAAGAACCAGCCGAAGGAGATGCTGCCCGTCGTCGACAAGCCGTCGATCCAGTACGTGGTCGAGGAGGCGGTCCGGGCCGGCCTCCGGGACGTGCTGGTGATCACCGGACGGGGGAAGGGCGCCATCGAGGACCACTTCGACCGCAACGTCGAGCTCGAGACCTACCTCGAGGCGCGGCACAAGGACGAGATGCTCCGCGAGGTCCAGGCCACGAGCAACCTGGCCGAGCTCCACTACATCCGCCAGCGCGACGCCCTCGGGCTCGGGCACGCGGTCTCGGTCGCGCGCGATCACGTCGGCAACGAGTCGTTCGCGGTGATGCTCGGCGACGACATCATGGTGGACGACGCCCAGCTGCTGCGGCGCATGCTCGCGGTGCAAGCCGCGCGCGGCGGCGCGGTGCTCGCCCTCATGGAGGTCAGCCCCGCCGAGATCTCGGCCTACGGGTCCGCCGCGGTGGAACCGATCGAGCCCGGGCTGGCCCGCGTGCACGGCCTCGTCGAGAAGCCGGCGCCCGCCGAGGCGCCGTCGAACTTGGCCGTGATCGGCCGCTACGTGTTCCCGCCGGCCATCTTCGACGCGCTGGCGAGGACGAAGCCCGGGGTCGGCGGCGAGCTCCAGCTGACCGACGCGGTGGCGAACCTGCTCGACCGGGAGCCGGTGCACGGCGTCGTCTTCTCCGAGGGCCGGTACGACATCGGCCAGCGGCTCGACTACCTGCGCGCCAACATCGAGCTGGCGCTGGCTCGCCCCGACCTGGGGCCGGACCTCGGTGCCCTCCTCGCCGACCTCGTCCGCCGTCGGAACCTGGGATGA
- a CDS encoding glycerol-3-phosphate acyltransferase gives MLVVLALIPVAYLLGTFPSASLVARSGGRDILREGSGNPGASNTFRLLGWKAGLLVLVLDVGKGAAAAGGGLALDGHRGAFILGVAAVVGHVFPVTRRLRGGRGVATAGGVMAVVFPFETVAVALAWVVIARGLKKASIASVVCALAIPAIVALRDGSALDLAVTGGLAALVVARHLANLRRLVKGEEHGLGRADDDGSVAA, from the coding sequence GTGCTGGTGGTCCTGGCCCTCATCCCGGTGGCGTACCTCCTCGGCACGTTCCCGAGCGCGTCGCTCGTCGCCCGAAGCGGGGGCCGCGACATCCTGCGCGAGGGCTCCGGCAACCCGGGAGCGTCGAACACCTTCCGGCTCCTCGGCTGGAAGGCCGGCCTGCTCGTCCTGGTCCTCGACGTCGGCAAGGGCGCGGCGGCAGCCGGCGGCGGCCTGGCCCTGGACGGCCATCGCGGTGCCTTCATCCTGGGCGTCGCCGCGGTGGTCGGCCACGTGTTCCCCGTCACGCGCCGGCTGCGTGGGGGCCGCGGCGTCGCCACCGCCGGCGGCGTCATGGCGGTCGTCTTCCCCTTCGAGACTGTCGCGGTCGCGCTGGCGTGGGTCGTCATCGCCCGCGGGTTGAAGAAGGCCTCGATCGCCTCCGTGGTCTGCGCGCTCGCGATCCCGGCGATCGTCGCTCTGCGCGACGGCTCCGCCCTCGACCTGGCCGTCACCGGTGGCCTCGCCGCGCTCGTCGTCGCCCGCCACCTCGCCAACCTCCGCCGCCTCGTGAAGGGTGAGGAGCACGGGCTCGGGCGCGCCGACGACGACGGGAGCGTCGCGGCGTGA
- a CDS encoding HAD family phosphatase, translating into MSGPTPVARGAAVEAVIFDYGGVISVRLLDDLDRFEDAMGYPSGAVHELMFGPTTRGDGAPVPDFHRLETGELSLAEYVQGLARRAPEVLGRPLDVDAYRAFTASSAVAVYWPVVHRVRALRDDGLRLALLTNNVREFGAAWRATFPVDDLFPLVVDSSAVGMRKPDRAIFEHTCALLEVDPGATVFVDDNAENVAAAAALGLEPVLFGTDPLASLAALDAVLERRGVRPR; encoded by the coding sequence GTGAGCGGCCCGACCCCGGTCGCCCGAGGGGCGGCGGTCGAGGCCGTGATCTTCGACTACGGCGGCGTGATCTCGGTGCGGCTCCTCGACGATCTCGACCGCTTCGAGGATGCCATGGGCTACCCGTCGGGCGCCGTCCACGAGCTCATGTTCGGGCCGACGACGCGGGGCGACGGCGCGCCGGTCCCCGACTTCCACCGCCTCGAGACCGGCGAGCTGTCGCTGGCCGAGTACGTGCAGGGGCTGGCACGGCGGGCCCCGGAGGTGCTCGGGCGCCCCCTCGACGTCGACGCCTACCGGGCCTTCACCGCCTCGTCGGCGGTGGCGGTCTACTGGCCCGTCGTGCACCGGGTGCGGGCCCTGCGGGACGACGGGCTGCGGCTGGCGCTGCTCACGAACAACGTGCGCGAGTTCGGCGCCGCCTGGCGAGCCACGTTCCCCGTCGACGACCTCTTCCCGCTCGTCGTGGACTCGAGCGCGGTGGGGATGCGCAAGCCCGACCGGGCCATCTTCGAGCACACCTGCGCGCTGCTCGAGGTGGACCCCGGCGCGACGGTGTTCGTCGACGACAACGCCGAGAACGTCGCCGCCGCCGCCGCGCTCGGCCTCGAGCCCGTGCTCTTCGGCACGGACCCGCTGGCGTCCCTGGCGGCCCTCGACGCCGTGCTCGAACGGCGCGGGGTCAGGCCCCGCTGA
- the moaA gene encoding GTP 3',8-cyclase MoaA, giving the protein MAVSLRDSFGRRAQDLRISITDRCNFRCTYCMPADGMEWLDRDELLTYEEQARVARICVERFGFEAVRVTGGEPTVRAHLPRLFELLAPLGVDLAMTTNGVRLPELAADLAAAGLRRVNVSLDSLCPETFRALTRRDELDRVLAGIDAALDAGLDPVKLNCVVIRGVNDAEVVDLAAFGRARGVGVRFIEFMPLDAQGEWSMDQVVPAQEILDRIDRVFPLEVDADTGGHVEPAARHRYADGCGDVGVIASVSEPFCGDCDRVRITAEGRFRTCLFALDEMDLRAILRGPEDAAAVDDAVAAAVASAVGAKWAGHRIGRVDFVRPARTMSQIGG; this is encoded by the coding sequence ATGGCGGTTTCACTGCGGGACTCGTTCGGACGCCGGGCCCAGGACCTGCGGATCTCGATCACGGACCGCTGCAACTTCCGCTGCACCTACTGCATGCCGGCCGACGGGATGGAGTGGCTCGACCGGGACGAGCTCCTGACCTACGAGGAGCAAGCCCGCGTGGCGCGGATCTGCGTCGAGCGGTTCGGGTTCGAGGCCGTGCGGGTGACCGGCGGGGAGCCCACCGTCCGAGCCCACCTGCCCCGGCTCTTCGAGCTGCTGGCGCCGCTCGGCGTGGACCTCGCCATGACCACGAACGGGGTTCGCCTCCCCGAGCTCGCGGCCGACCTCGCCGCCGCCGGGCTGCGCCGCGTGAACGTCTCGCTCGACTCGCTGTGCCCCGAGACCTTCCGGGCCCTGACCCGCCGCGACGAGCTCGACCGGGTGCTCGCCGGAATCGACGCCGCCCTCGACGCCGGACTCGACCCGGTGAAGCTGAACTGCGTCGTCATCCGCGGCGTCAACGACGCCGAGGTCGTCGACCTCGCCGCCTTCGGACGCGCGCGCGGCGTCGGGGTCCGGTTCATCGAGTTCATGCCGCTCGACGCTCAGGGCGAGTGGTCGATGGACCAAGTGGTGCCCGCCCAGGAGATCCTCGACCGCATCGACCGCGTGTTCCCCCTCGAGGTCGACGCGGATACTGGGGGCCACGTCGAGCCCGCGGCCCGGCACCGCTACGCCGACGGGTGCGGTGACGTCGGCGTCATCGCCAGCGTCTCCGAGCCGTTCTGCGGGGACTGCGACCGGGTGCGGATCACCGCCGAGGGTCGGTTCCGCACCTGCCTCTTCGCCCTCGACGAGATGGACCTGCGCGCCATCCTGCGCGGCCCGGAAGACGCGGCGGCCGTCGACGACGCCGTCGCCGCTGCGGTCGCGAGCGCGGTCGGCGCCAAGTGGGCCGGTCACCGGATCGGCCGCGTCGACTTCGTGCGCCCTGCCCGCACGATGAGCCAGATCGGCGGGTAG
- the glp gene encoding gephyrin-like molybdotransferase Glp: protein MSLVPLDVVQREVLAAVTPLAPMTVDLDGALGLALAEEVRSDAAVPPFANTAMDGYAVRAADTAAAGPDAPVRLQVVGELPAGRAPERAVADGEAIRIMTGAPMPPGADAVVMVERTAPDGSDGVLIGAAAASGDHVRPAGGDLAAGAVVFGPGTVLGAAHLGVLASVGVARVPVVRRPRVAVLSTGDELVDAGAAGSLAPGQIRDSNRPMLVALTREAGCEAVDLGVVADDEARIVATLQEATDSCDAVLTSGGVSVGDYDYVKAALARLGTLVARQVAIKPAKPLAFGLVSGVPVFGLPGNPVSSLVSFECFARPALLQRMGHPHRFRPEVSARAEHRFARRPDGKLHLDRVRLRATDDGYAAARTGDQASNVLSATAAANGLALVPDGDGVPAGGSLQVLRLDGVADH, encoded by the coding sequence ATGAGCCTCGTCCCGCTCGACGTGGTCCAGCGCGAGGTGCTGGCGGCGGTGACCCCCCTCGCGCCCATGACCGTCGACCTCGACGGCGCCCTCGGGCTCGCCCTCGCCGAGGAGGTCCGCAGCGACGCCGCGGTGCCGCCGTTCGCGAACACGGCGATGGACGGCTACGCCGTGCGGGCGGCGGACACCGCGGCCGCGGGCCCCGACGCACCGGTCCGGCTCCAGGTGGTCGGCGAGCTGCCGGCCGGCCGGGCTCCCGAGCGGGCCGTCGCGGACGGCGAGGCCATCCGGATCATGACCGGCGCGCCCATGCCACCGGGCGCCGACGCGGTGGTGATGGTGGAGCGGACCGCGCCCGACGGTTCCGACGGCGTGCTGATCGGCGCGGCCGCGGCCTCCGGCGATCACGTCCGACCCGCGGGCGGTGACCTCGCCGCCGGCGCCGTCGTCTTCGGGCCGGGCACCGTGCTCGGCGCCGCGCACCTCGGCGTGCTGGCGAGCGTGGGGGTCGCCCGCGTCCCCGTCGTCCGGCGACCCCGGGTGGCGGTCCTCTCGACCGGTGACGAGCTCGTCGACGCCGGGGCGGCGGGGAGCTTGGCGCCGGGCCAGATCCGCGACTCGAACCGGCCCATGCTGGTGGCCCTGACCCGCGAGGCGGGCTGCGAGGCCGTGGACCTCGGGGTCGTCGCCGACGACGAGGCCCGCATCGTCGCCACGCTGCAGGAGGCGACCGACAGCTGCGACGCGGTGCTGACGAGCGGCGGCGTGTCCGTCGGCGACTACGACTACGTGAAGGCTGCGCTGGCGCGACTCGGCACGCTCGTGGCGCGCCAGGTCGCGATCAAGCCCGCCAAGCCGCTCGCCTTCGGCCTGGTGTCCGGGGTGCCGGTGTTCGGGCTCCCGGGCAACCCCGTCTCCTCGCTCGTGAGCTTCGAGTGCTTCGCCCGCCCCGCGCTCCTGCAGCGGATGGGCCACCCCCACCGCTTCCGGCCCGAGGTCAGCGCGCGGGCCGAGCACCGATTCGCGCGCCGACCCGACGGCAAGCTGCACCTCGACCGGGTGCGGCTCCGGGCCACCGACGACGGCTACGCCGCGGCGCGGACCGGTGATCAGGCCAGCAACGTCCTGTCGGCCACGGCGGCGGCGAACGGCCTGGCGCTGGTGCCCGACGGTGACGGCGTGCCCGCCGGCGGCTCGCTGCAGGTCCTCCGCCTGGACGGTGTCGCCGACCACTGA
- a CDS encoding FmdB family zinc ribbon protein, with amino-acid sequence MPTYRYRCGECGEEFELWQSIRDDALQVHDHGCGGQLVKVMTPAGIVLKGSGFYKTDSRSASSGRGRRDGTTDGGKDGDKDGERGRDSGGEKTGDRGDRSTATEPTPSKDAEPSAPAPGGPSSTGAAAS; translated from the coding sequence ATGCCCACGTATCGGTACCGCTGCGGCGAGTGCGGCGAGGAGTTCGAGCTCTGGCAGTCGATCCGGGACGACGCCCTGCAGGTCCACGACCACGGCTGCGGCGGGCAGCTCGTGAAGGTGATGACCCCGGCGGGGATCGTCCTGAAGGGCTCCGGGTTCTACAAGACCGACAGCCGGTCGGCCTCCTCGGGACGCGGGCGCCGCGACGGCACCACGGACGGGGGCAAGGACGGCGACAAGGACGGCGAGCGGGGTCGCGACAGCGGCGGCGAGAAGACCGGGGACCGCGGAGACCGCTCGACGGCGACCGAGCCGACGCCCTCGAAGGACGCCGAGCCGTCGGCCCCTGCCCCGGGTGGGCCGTCCTCGACGGGGGCCGCCGCGTCGTGA
- a CDS encoding polysaccharide deacetylase family protein: protein MQVERTTAGSSGRRQRRRRRHRRRLLLVGAGVVLLVAGLASFVVARSGTLDSGVSATARPRAHRSAPIPTTAATAPPSTTTTIPPPPAVAPRVDHVVTTDPVVFVTIDDGWHPLPDVLAFLQARHAPVTAFLIAPIAQRDADFYRQVIQLGGTVENHTMHHADLARLSLSQQAGVELCPAADLIGATFGRRPLLARPPGGAENQFTDRAVGYCGMYATVRWDAKFSDHQLSFARPGGPRPGDIVLMHWGPGLLQDLRTLFPLLDAAGLHPAPLQDYIGPTATHTGTTPSVPTVGAGSE, encoded by the coding sequence GTGCAGGTGGAGAGGACGACTGCGGGCAGCTCGGGGCGGCGGCAGCGGCGCCGACGTCGCCACCGCCGACGCCTGCTGCTCGTCGGCGCGGGTGTCGTGCTCCTCGTCGCCGGCCTGGCGAGCTTCGTCGTGGCGCGGTCGGGGACGCTGGACTCCGGCGTCAGCGCGACGGCGCGACCGCGCGCCCACCGGTCGGCGCCGATCCCGACGACCGCGGCAACGGCACCTCCGAGCACCACGACGACGATTCCGCCGCCCCCGGCGGTGGCTCCTCGCGTGGACCACGTGGTCACGACCGACCCCGTCGTGTTCGTCACCATCGACGACGGCTGGCACCCGCTTCCCGACGTCCTCGCCTTCCTGCAGGCCCGCCACGCGCCGGTGACCGCGTTCCTCATCGCGCCGATCGCCCAGCGCGACGCCGACTTCTACCGTCAGGTCATCCAGCTCGGTGGCACGGTCGAGAACCACACGATGCACCACGCCGACCTGGCTCGGCTCTCCCTGAGTCAGCAGGCCGGCGTCGAGCTCTGTCCGGCCGCGGACCTGATCGGTGCGACGTTCGGTCGCCGTCCGCTGCTCGCCCGCCCTCCGGGCGGGGCCGAGAACCAGTTCACCGATCGGGCCGTCGGCTACTGCGGGATGTACGCGACCGTGCGGTGGGACGCCAAGTTCAGCGACCATCAGCTCAGCTTCGCCCGCCCGGGCGGCCCGCGACCGGGCGACATCGTGCTGATGCACTGGGGCCCGGGGCTGCTCCAGGACCTCCGGACGCTGTTCCCGCTCCTGGACGCCGCCGGCCTGCACCCGGCGCCCCTGCAGGACTACATCGGGCCGACGGCGACGCACACGGGCACCACGCCGTCAGTCCCGACGGTCGGCGCCGGGTCCGAGTGA